Proteins from a genomic interval of Cucumis melo cultivar AY chromosome 7, USDA_Cmelo_AY_1.0, whole genome shotgun sequence:
- the LOC103494560 gene encoding uncharacterized protein LOC103494560, producing MADWGPVFVAVVLFLLLSPGLLFQIPGHHSFIQFGNFQTSGSSIFIHSLIFFALISLFTFVIQLHIYI from the coding sequence ATGGCGGATTGGGGCCCAGTTTTCGTGGCTGTGGTTCTCTTCCTCCTTCTATCCCCCGGCCTTCTCTTCCAAATCCCCGGCCATCACAGCTTCATTCAGTTCGGCAACTTCCAAACCAGCGGCTCCTCCATTTTCATCCATTCCCTCATCTTCTTTGCCCTAATTTCCCTCTTCACCTTCGTCATTCAACTCCACATCTACATATGA
- the LOC103494562 gene encoding uncharacterized protein LOC103494562 produces the protein MEKAAEEEMELISLAIRRLMEENRNRTTSHRSSDTDTDADDMQLLSQLLSEVESTREEQRLNHYSKQEDGEIIETNLEAEGENNVERSEIKVKTEEIVKELKEVKKQNFVTHCLVSAMIILTVAWQISEVSFILKLRDGLLSNPFKSLGTILKRKTTSAIQHQIEATELPQLNIPAIPHVSLPDFDDDS, from the exons atggaGAAGGCGGCGGAGGAGGAGATGGAGCTAATCAGCCTTGCGATTCGGAGGCTGATGGAGGAGAACCGCAACAGAACCACCTCTCATCGGAGCTCCGATACCGATACCGACGCGGACGATATGCAACTTCTTTCCCAATTGCTCTCTGAG GTGGAATCAACAAGAGAAGAACAGAGGCTTAACCACTACTCTAAGCAAGAGGATGGGGAAATAATTGAGACAAACTTAGAGGCTGAAGGAGAAAATAATGTGGAAAGAAGTGAAATCAAGGTTAAAACAGAGGAGATAGTGAAAGAGCTAAAAGAAGTGAAGAAGCAAAATTTCGTAACTCACTGCCTTGTTTCAGCAATGATTATCCTCACTGTTGCTTGGCAAATCTCTGAAGTGTCTTTCATTTTGAAACTCAGAGATGGGTTGTTGAGCAATCCATTCAAATCCCTAGGAACAATTCTTAAAAGAAAGACAACTTCAGCAATACAACATCAGATTGAAGCTACTGAATTGCCTCAGCTTAATATACCTGCCATACCTCACGTCAGCTTACCCGACTTCGATGATGATTCATAG
- the LOC103494563 gene encoding nuclear transport factor 2B-like: MDPDTLAKAFVDHYYSTFDANRAGLGNLYQENSMLTFEGQKIQGSTNIVAKLTSLPFQQCKHNVSTIDCQPSGPSGGMLVFVSGNLQLVGEQHALKFSQMFHLMPTPQGSFFVQNDIFRLNYA; the protein is encoded by the exons ATGGATCCCGACACGCTGGCTAAAGCATTCGTCGATCATTATTATTCCACTTTCGACGCCAATCGAGCCGGTCTTGGTAATCTCTACCAAGAAAATTCCATGTTGACGTTTGAAGGTCAGAAGATCCAAGGCTCTACTAATATCGTCGCCAAGCTCACTAGTCTACCCTTCCAGCAGTGCAAGCACAACGTTAGCACCATCGATTGCCAGCCTTCTGGTCCTTCTGGTGGCATGCTCGTCTTCGTCAGCGGCAATCTTCAACTCGTTGGTGAACAACATGCTCTCAAATTCAGTCAG ATGTTCCATTTGATGCCAACCCCACAAGGAAGCTTCTTTGTGCAGAACGACATTTTCCGATTGAACTATGCCTGA
- the LOC103494564 gene encoding probable WRKY transcription factor 24 has product MMENFPNFLSTSSSSSSLSLQQILFSRASDHRGHHFRHPPSVSDGFPMLFRDVSTDDMSFDATSSVKDEDNNNNNNNVVSVSERFRVDGSSALKKAEEEGEVRAGAMMGERGGGDCDKKKKMRSRRFAFQTRSQVDILDDGYRWRKYGQKAVKNNKFPRSYYRCTHQGCKVKKQVQRLTRDEGVVVTTYEGIHSHPIEKSTDNFEHILSQMQIYTSY; this is encoded by the exons atgatggaaaatttccctaattttctctcaacttcatCCTCTTCATCCTCCCTTTCTCTCCAACAAATCTTGTTTTCTCGAGCATCCGACCATAGGGGACACCATTTTCGACACCCACCGTCCGTATCCGATGGGTTTCCCATGTTGTTTCGTGACGTTTCAACAGACGACATGTCGTTTGATGCAACGAGTAGTGTGAAGGATGAggataataataacaataataataatgttgttTCGGTTAGTGAAAGGTTTCGTGTTGATGGGTCGTCGGCGTTGAAGAAGGCGGAGGAGGAGGGGGAGGTGAGGGCGGGAGCGATGATGGGGGAGAGGGGAGGGGGTGATTGtgataagaaaaagaagatgagaagTAGGAGATTTGCTTTTCAAACAAGAAGTCAAGTTGATATTCTTGATGATGGCTATAGATGGAGGAAGTATGGACAAAAGGCTGTGAAGAACAACAAATTCCCAAG AAGCTACTATAGATGTACACACCAAGGTTGCAAAGTGAAGAAGCAAGTTCAGAGGCTAACAAGAGATGAAGGGGTGGTGGTGACGACTTATGAAGGCATTCATTCTCATCCCATTGAGAAATCCACTGATAATTTTGAGCATATTTTGTCTCAAATGCAAATCTACACTTCTTATTAA
- the LOC103494565 gene encoding uncharacterized protein LOC103494565 isoform X1: MSTTMAKKENRTSLGELFQRSKVVEEGGGGRCDQKDEQKKVEKEGDKYGMQLLKKKLKKKMFCAASKSTLSSNNASGEVLDVSTATKLHKILHLFNRKVYPAESIAMAKDQKGDHHKAQKNYDKKKKTTTSTDIGRSSVNKNNNEETTSTDEDIMIFPKQLILKQTLQSIQTRSGPPRFSDIIDDDVDFNYWNKEQWIKSDSDCK; encoded by the exons ATGTCAACAACGATGGCGAAGAAGGAGAATCGGACATCACTTGGGGAGCTGTTTCAGAGAAGTAAGGTGGTAGAGGAAGGTGGAGGGGGAAGATGTGATCAGAAGGATGAGCAAAAGAAAGTAGAGAAGGAAGGGGATAAGTATGGGATgcaattgttaaaaaagaagttgaagaaaaagatgttttgtgcTGCTTCTAAAAGCACTTTAAGTTCAAATAATGCTTCTGGTGAAGTCTTGGATGTCTCAACTGCAACAAAACTTCACAAG ATTCTTCATTTGTTCAACAGGAAAGTTTATCCAGCTGAAAGCATCGCAATGGCCAAAGATCAAAAAGGGGATCATCATAAGGCACAAAAGAACtatgacaaaaagaaaaaaacaaccaCCAGTACTGATATTGGAAGATCATCAGTTAATAAGAACAATAATGAAGAAACAACCTCCACAGATGAAGACATCATGATCTTCCCAAAACAGCTCATCTTAAAGCAAACCTTACAAAGCATCCAAACACGATCTGGTCCTCCACGATTCTCCGACATTATCGATGACGATGTCGATTTCAATTATTGGAACAAGGAGCAATGGATCAAATCAGACTCTGACTGTAAGTGA
- the LOC103494565 gene encoding protein LAZY 1-like isoform X2, giving the protein MKLLGWMHRKFRQNNGQVPLKEFVNGQQTSDEQQYFPRTSTNNPFKQAHRDLDIARTDEDYEDESLISISEIFPGFLAIGTFGSSEPATPKFSISIDHITESDQTEVTKNELKLINDELEKVLRSRQKTKGGRGRTAAMRTKSRAIIIMLRVVIMMLWFAHFKSTCLGRRLRCQQRWRRRRIGHHLGSCFREVRW; this is encoded by the exons GTTTAGGCAAAACAATGGACAAGTACCACTCAAAGAGTTTGTCAATG GGCAACAAACAAGTGATGAACAACAATATTTCCCAAGAACAAGCACCAATAACCCTTTCAAACAAGCCCATAGAGACCTAGATATTGCAAGAACAGATGAAGACTACGAAGATGAATCCCTAATCTCCATATCTGAAATCTTCCCTGGCTTTCTTGCCATTGGAACCTTCGGCTCTTCTGAACCAGCAACCCCAAAATTCTCCATCTCCATTGATCACATTACTGAAAGTGATCAAACTGAAGTCACAAAGAATGAGCTCAAGCTGATCAATGATGAGCTCGAGAAGGTGCTGAGGTCGAGGCAAAAGACGAAGGGGGGTCGAGGCAGGACAGCAGCCATGCGAACAAAGTCGAGAGCAATTATAATAATGTTGAGAGTGGTGATCATGATGCTGTGGTTTGCCCACTTCAAGAGTACTTGTTTGGGTCGGCGGTTGAGATGTCAACAACGATGGCGAAGAAGGAGAATCGGACATCACTTGGGGAGCTGTTTCAGAGAAGTAAGGTGGTAG